Proteins encoded together in one Polaribacter reichenbachii window:
- a CDS encoding SIMPL domain-containing protein (The SIMPL domain is named for its presence in mouse protein SIMPL (signalling molecule that associates with mouse pelle-like kinase). Bacterial member BP26, from Brucella, was shown to assemble into a channel-like structure, while YggE from E. coli has been associated with resistance to oxidative stress.) gives MKKISFLICCLFTITFFAQTQVQKPYIEVTGVAETEIVPNEIYLDICIKERNEKGKKLNIEYLENELKMVLKKVGIPEKNLSISDVNAVLAKTGWWTEEVLSVANYTLKVNGANKLKLLFENFKKMKISDVNITKATHSDLINLKKKNRIKAIKTAKVKADYLLTAIGEQTGKPIIINEINNGIQPNFVNVNYIQQTRGYASLSKTANFKNEAVEFKKIKITSSIYVKFQIK, from the coding sequence ATGAAAAAAATTAGTTTCCTAATCTGTTGTCTTTTTACAATTACATTTTTTGCACAAACACAAGTTCAAAAACCATATATAGAAGTAACTGGTGTTGCAGAAACTGAAATTGTACCTAACGAAATTTATTTAGACATCTGTATAAAAGAAAGAAATGAAAAAGGCAAAAAACTAAATATTGAATATTTAGAAAATGAATTAAAAATGGTTTTAAAGAAAGTTGGTATCCCAGAAAAAAACCTTTCTATTTCTGATGTTAATGCTGTACTCGCAAAAACGGGTTGGTGGACAGAAGAAGTTTTATCAGTTGCTAATTACACACTAAAAGTAAATGGTGCAAACAAGCTAAAATTACTTTTTGAGAACTTTAAAAAAATGAAAATTTCTGATGTTAATATTACAAAAGCTACTCATTCAGATTTAATAAACTTAAAGAAAAAAAATAGAATTAAAGCCATAAAAACTGCTAAAGTAAAAGCAGATTATTTATTAACTGCAATTGGTGAACAAACAGGAAAACCAATAATTATAAATGAAATAAATAATGGTATTCAGCCCAATTTTGTAAATGTAAATTACATTCAGCAAACTCGTGGTTATGCATCATTGAGTAAAACTGCAAACTTTAAAAATGAAGCTGTAGAATTTAAAAAGATAAAAATTACATCATCTATTTATGTAAAATTCCAGATAAAATAA
- a CDS encoding vWA domain-containing protein produces the protein MKSIVLKVTSILFVLAANFSFANPSTEEETTKNQTIKVALLLDTSNSMDGLINQAKAQLWEIVNELSYAKYGMQKPNLEIALYEYGNSNLPSREGFIRQVLPFSNDLDEISEKLFSLTTDGGNEFCGQVIATSLKELSWGKNKNDLKLLFIAGNEPFTQGKINYKDAITDAKEKDVVINTIFCGNYSNGISGMWKDGADLGGGDYLTINQDKKVVHIITPYDDEIIILNKRLNATYIYYGNDGYTKFSNQKEQDNNALEMDEVVVVKRAISKSSRLYENSNWDLVDADKKEKIDYKTIEKKNLPKFLQNKSEAEIKNYVKQKAKERTEIQEKIKELDAKRRSFIAKKQKEGTQKDVLNNVMIKAIKRQAKLKNYTW, from the coding sequence ATGAAATCTATTGTATTAAAAGTAACCTCAATTTTATTTGTTTTAGCAGCCAATTTTAGTTTTGCTAATCCATCCACAGAAGAAGAAACAACAAAAAACCAGACTATAAAAGTGGCGCTTTTATTAGATACTAGCAATAGTATGGATGGTTTAATCAATCAAGCAAAAGCACAACTTTGGGAAATTGTAAACGAACTTTCTTACGCAAAATACGGAATGCAAAAACCGAATTTAGAAATTGCACTATATGAATATGGAAACTCAAATTTACCTTCTAGAGAAGGATTTATTAGACAAGTGTTACCATTTAGTAACGATTTAGATGAGATTTCTGAAAAACTATTTTCACTAACCACAGATGGTGGAAATGAATTTTGTGGTCAAGTAATTGCAACCTCTTTAAAAGAACTTTCTTGGGGTAAAAATAAAAATGATTTAAAGTTATTATTTATTGCTGGTAACGAACCTTTTACACAAGGAAAAATTAATTATAAAGATGCAATTACAGATGCTAAAGAAAAGGATGTTGTTATCAATACTATTTTCTGTGGTAATTATTCTAATGGAATTTCTGGAATGTGGAAAGATGGTGCAGATTTGGGTGGTGGAGATTATTTAACCATTAATCAAGATAAAAAAGTAGTGCATATAATTACACCTTATGATGATGAAATTATCATTTTAAATAAAAGATTAAATGCCACTTATATTTATTATGGTAATGATGGTTATACTAAATTTTCAAATCAAAAAGAACAAGATAATAATGCTTTAGAAATGGATGAAGTTGTTGTTGTAAAAAGAGCAATAAGTAAAAGTTCTAGATTGTATGAAAATTCGAATTGGGATTTAGTAGATGCTGATAAAAAAGAAAAAATAGATTATAAAACTATAGAAAAGAAGAATTTACCAAAATTTTTACAAAATAAATCTGAAGCAGAAATAAAAAATTATGTAAAACAAAAAGCAAAAGAAAGAACAGAAATTCAAGAAAAAATTAAAGAATTAGATGCAAAAAGAAGAAGTTTTATCGCAAAAAAGCAAAAAGAAGGAACTCAAAAAGATGTTCTAAATAATGTTATGATTAAAGCGATAAAAAGACAAGCTAAGTTGAAAAATTACACTTGGTAA
- a CDS encoding tetratricopeptide repeat-containing sensor histidine kinase, whose translation MLKHIHILFAFILFSFATVFSQENIITQKGVEFSVRITIVDDSNNEKIKNAEVSVNGINYNYPDISGRYIVKARVGDELRVSHPDFETIYYTIKSSEDIKVLVENSGNIRNGKSKFLSKTSNQDLYLQHLDSVKFYKEKDIEKSLTFIEKALENKQIKQRNAATYKLLADVYLYWKQYDLAVYNYKLSHQIKEDLATKIALAKAQFLQKEYTDSEKTYLEIIPEKLSNYERILVYEGLGDVSFAQKKWSFSKTNYQRALEIAKENLVTPKITDVSSKIADVLAAQGKVNEAENQFINSLNFAKKENPERALEEEEKVADFYNSNQRFDEEIALRKKSLQKAESNTSSKKLSKEKDSITSQKINYKIGNAYLLKEDYESAIPFLEKSINDAKEKKDIVVAKDATRKISEVFASLGDNEKALKNYKEYVALVDSLYVRKEQEIQQIKRFSKKIADNQNRIASLEKDKELAQSKISLAYIDQKLSEESNQRQRLIIYSLIGGFLLMSLLAYFMFRNNKQQKLANNLLALKSMRSQMNPHFIFNALNSVNSFIAVNDERNANRYLSEFSVLMRSVLENSDEDFIPLNKEIELLELYVKLEHNRFKDKFDYRITVDETIDLEQFSIPPMLLQPYIENAIWHGLRYKKEKGNLEIAIHKKDDETVSISIIDDGIGRKKSQELKTKNQLKQKSKGMSTIKNRIAILNDMYKERIAVNVSDALQNGEGTKVELLLKCK comes from the coding sequence ATGTTAAAACACATACACATATTATTTGCTTTTATTTTATTCAGTTTTGCAACTGTCTTTAGTCAAGAAAATATTATAACTCAAAAAGGAGTGGAGTTTTCTGTGAGAATTACAATTGTAGATGATAGTAATAATGAAAAAATAAAAAATGCTGAAGTTTCTGTAAACGGAATTAATTATAATTACCCAGATATTAGTGGTAGGTATATTGTAAAGGCTAGAGTTGGTGATGAACTTAGAGTTTCTCATCCAGATTTTGAAACTATTTATTATACAATAAAATCTAGTGAAGATATTAAGGTTCTTGTAGAAAATTCTGGAAATATTAGAAATGGGAAATCAAAATTTTTAAGTAAAACTAGCAATCAAGATTTGTATTTACAGCACTTAGATTCTGTTAAGTTTTATAAAGAAAAAGACATAGAAAAAAGTTTAACTTTTATAGAAAAAGCTTTAGAAAACAAGCAAATTAAACAAAGAAATGCAGCTACTTATAAATTACTTGCTGATGTTTATTTGTATTGGAAACAATACGATTTAGCCGTTTATAACTACAAATTATCGCATCAAATTAAAGAAGATTTAGCTACTAAAATCGCTTTAGCAAAAGCACAGTTTTTACAGAAAGAATATACAGACAGCGAAAAAACATATCTAGAAATTATACCAGAAAAACTGAGTAATTACGAAAGAATTCTGGTTTATGAAGGTTTAGGTGATGTGAGTTTTGCTCAAAAAAAATGGAGTTTTTCCAAAACTAATTATCAAAGAGCATTAGAAATTGCGAAAGAAAATTTAGTAACTCCTAAAATTACAGATGTAAGTTCTAAAATCGCTGATGTTTTAGCTGCACAAGGAAAAGTAAATGAAGCCGAAAATCAATTTATAAATTCTTTAAATTTTGCGAAAAAAGAAAATCCTGAAAGAGCGTTAGAAGAAGAAGAAAAAGTAGCAGATTTTTATAACTCTAATCAACGTTTTGACGAAGAAATTGCGCTTCGTAAAAAAAGTTTACAGAAGGCAGAAAGTAATACTTCTTCTAAAAAACTATCTAAAGAAAAAGATTCAATTACTTCGCAAAAAATAAATTATAAAATTGGGAATGCTTACCTCTTAAAAGAGGATTATGAAAGTGCAATTCCGTTTTTAGAAAAGAGTATAAATGATGCAAAAGAGAAAAAAGATATTGTGGTTGCTAAAGATGCTACAAGAAAAATTTCTGAGGTTTTTGCCAGTTTAGGTGATAACGAAAAAGCACTTAAAAACTACAAAGAATATGTTGCTTTGGTAGATTCTTTATATGTTAGAAAAGAACAAGAAATTCAGCAAATAAAACGTTTTTCTAAGAAAATTGCAGACAATCAGAATCGAATTGCAAGTTTAGAAAAGGATAAAGAATTAGCCCAAAGCAAAATCAGTTTGGCTTATATAGATCAAAAATTATCAGAAGAAAGTAATCAAAGACAACGTTTAATTATTTACTCTTTAATTGGTGGTTTTTTATTGATGAGTTTGTTGGCTTATTTTATGTTTAGAAATAACAAACAGCAAAAATTAGCGAACAATTTATTGGCTTTAAAATCAATGCGATCTCAAATGAATCCGCATTTTATTTTTAATGCTTTAAACTCTGTAAATAGCTTTATTGCTGTAAATGACGAACGAAATGCAAACCGATATTTAAGCGAGTTTTCAGTTTTAATGCGTTCGGTTTTAGAAAATTCTGATGAAGATTTTATTCCGTTAAACAAAGAAATTGAATTGCTAGAATTGTATGTAAAACTAGAACATAATCGCTTTAAAGACAAGTTTGATTACAGAATTACTGTTGATGAAACTATTGATTTAGAACAATTTTCAATTCCGCCAATGTTATTGCAGCCTTATATAGAAAACGCAATTTGGCACGGATTACGTTATAAAAAAGAGAAAGGGAATTTAGAAATAGCAATCCATAAAAAAGATGATGAAACTGTTTCAATTTCTATTATTGATGATGGAATTGGACGAAAAAAATCGCAGGAACTGAAAACAAAAAATCAGCTGAAACAAAAATCTAAAGGAATGAGCACGATAAAAAATAGAATTGCTATTCTAAATGATATGTACAAAGAACGAATTGCTGTAAATGTTTCTGATGCTTTACAAAATGGAGAAGGAACAAAAGTGGAGTTGCTTTTAAAATGTAAATAG
- a CDS encoding carboxypeptidase-like regulatory domain-containing protein — translation MKYQITIPKPCHEDWSKMTATEKGKFCKSCSKEVVDFTNLSNSEIAKKLGNKENLCSRFKNNQLNTELDVIQKNNLSKVAAGLALISTIAGSEPVFAQSKKEKIEVLSIRLGKAFVENDSIEKEVIIKGKVKDSFDVLPGANIVLKGTGIGTQTDFDGNFSIKIPNKKAKSTILVISYLGYETQEIDVLSIKKPLIIEMKENNELLGEVVTVVTVGMVTIKRPNIFKRIGNLFRKKENRRY, via the coding sequence ATGAAATATCAAATTACAATACCAAAACCTTGTCACGAAGATTGGAGTAAAATGACAGCTACAGAAAAAGGTAAGTTTTGTAAAAGTTGTAGTAAAGAAGTTGTTGATTTTACAAATTTATCAAACTCAGAAATTGCTAAAAAACTAGGAAATAAAGAGAATCTTTGTAGTCGTTTTAAAAACAATCAATTGAATACAGAATTAGACGTAATACAAAAAAATAATTTATCGAAAGTTGCTGCAGGTTTGGCTTTAATTTCTACAATTGCAGGTTCAGAACCTGTTTTTGCACAATCCAAAAAAGAAAAAATTGAAGTTTTAAGTATTAGATTGGGTAAAGCATTTGTTGAGAATGATTCAATTGAGAAAGAAGTTATTATTAAAGGTAAAGTGAAAGATTCTTTTGATGTTTTACCTGGAGCCAATATTGTATTAAAAGGAACAGGAATTGGAACACAAACAGATTTCGATGGAAATTTTTCTATCAAAATACCCAATAAAAAGGCAAAGTCAACTATATTAGTTATCTCTTATTTGGGGTATGAAACACAAGAAATTGATGTTTTATCAATCAAAAAACCTTTAATAATCGAAATGAAAGAGAATAATGAGCTTTTAGGTGAAGTTGTAACAGTTGTAACAGTTGGAATGGTAACCATAAAAAGACCAAATATTTTTAAAAGAATTGGTAATCTTTTTAGAAAAAAAGAAAACAGAAGATATTAA
- a CDS encoding LytR/AlgR family response regulator transcription factor, whose translation MKLKAIIVEDEQISREILRNYLSKYCPNVSLLGEAENIDEAYELIQKHELDLVFLDVEMPFGNAFDLLEKVANRTFETVFVTAYDHYAIEALNNHASYYLLKPISIDELIKAVNIVTEIKEKENKLQHQILAPKTNSAKGKITIPQQDGFEVLNIDDIVFCKADDNYTEIHLANSKKLVSKTLKYFEEALTEYTFARIHKSYLVNVNAITKYKKGKGGSVIVSNGKEILVSASQKSNLLSYFK comes from the coding sequence ATGAAATTAAAAGCCATTATAGTCGAAGACGAACAGATTAGCAGAGAAATTTTACGCAATTATTTAAGTAAATATTGCCCAAATGTTTCTTTATTGGGTGAAGCAGAAAATATTGATGAAGCTTATGAACTGATACAAAAACACGAATTAGATTTAGTGTTTTTAGATGTAGAAATGCCTTTTGGTAATGCGTTTGATTTGTTAGAAAAAGTAGCAAACAGAACTTTCGAAACGGTTTTTGTAACGGCTTACGATCATTATGCAATAGAGGCTTTAAACAATCACGCTAGTTATTATTTACTTAAACCAATTTCTATTGATGAGTTAATAAAAGCTGTAAATATTGTAACTGAAATTAAGGAAAAAGAAAATAAATTACAGCATCAAATATTAGCACCAAAAACGAATTCTGCAAAAGGTAAAATTACCATTCCGCAACAAGATGGTTTTGAAGTTTTAAATATTGATGATATTGTTTTTTGCAAAGCAGATGATAATTACACAGAAATCCATTTGGCAAATTCTAAGAAATTAGTTAGTAAAACCTTAAAATATTTTGAAGAAGCTTTAACAGAATATACGTTTGCCAGAATTCATAAGTCGTATTTGGTAAATGTAAATGCAATTACAAAATACAAAAAAGGAAAAGGAGGAAGTGTCATTGTTTCTAATGGAAAAGAAATTTTGGTTTCTGCTTCACAAAAAAGTAATTTGCTGTCTTATTTTAAATAA